From Thermococcus barophilus MP:
TTTTGAACTTGTCTGGAAATCCTGTTAGAGGTGTCGGAGAATCGTAGGGATACGTTGAAAGGAATATGTATTCATAAATAATCTTCACGAGCTCTGGTTGTGAATATTTCTTTAGGACTTTTGGATTAAGGTCAACATCAACAACTCCAGCATAATTAGCATAATTCTCTTGGAAGAGAAGGCCTCTCAGGTCGTTATCAAAGACATCAATATGATGGGGCATTACTAAGGAATATTCTTTTTCCTCTCTGTGTATTCTTCTAACAACTTTTCTTGTGAGCTTTATCAGATCTCTTGTCTTTTGTAGTCCAGGCACTCTTTCAAGAATTGTTCTCATTATTGTGAAGTAATCCGGATGGAATGGGTATGTAACCTCAAGCTCTCTCAGGAAGTCTCTTGTATCACCGAAAATCTCCTCATTTGCCATATCAACCATGTATCTCTCAATGATCTTGATTTTGTTATTTGGATCAATTTTTTCGAAAATTCTTCTTTTGAGAACTTCAATTAAATCATTGCTCCCTCTCTCGGTTCTTAGAGGAGCAACGAGTTCTCCACTAAGTTTTGCAACGGCCTTCCACAGAGCTTCAAGATAATCCTTATCATAGGCTTTCTCAGTTTCTCTTAAAACCCCTCTTTCTACTTCAATCGGCAAAGTGACTATCAGAACATTATCGGTTCCAATTATTGCCTTTGAGAGTCGCTCTAAAAATATTGGAATGTTATTTGCATAGTTCTTGGCATCCTCTCTGTTGCTTCTTCTCAAGTTATTTCCATAGTCCGCAACTTCATCAATCATTATCAGCGTTTTGCCTTCTTTGAGAAGTTCTCTCAAGCTGTTTATGTCTGGAACTGTTAGACTCTCATCATATGCCTTTATGTCAGCGTATCTACCAAGGAGATGTGCCAAATAGCCCCAGATAGTGTGGACTTTGTAAACTCCAAAGTCAAGAGGCTTAATTGGATTCCCTATGTCCCCCATACCATAAATAACAGCAATATTGACTTTGCCCAATGATTTTATTCTCTGTGCAATATGCTCCAGTCTCTTTCTCTTCATAATGTCGTAATCTCTCAAGACCTCCTCATCAAGGAGAGCATCGGGATGATTTAGAATGTGATACAGAGTTACCAATGTGTGTGTCTTGCCTCCACCAAAGAGCGAGTAAACCGTAAATACGTTAGTTCCTCTTCCCTCAAGTGTTGATAGAACTTTTTCAATCAAATCCAACATTGAATCGCTGAAATATGTTCTTCTAAAGAACTCCTTTGCATCAGAATAAATTTTGTGTGCTCTTCCACTCACCACATCGTTAAGCTCTGGAGCAGAAAATTCATCAAGTGTTTCATCCATAACATCATTCCATATCTTTTCCCTTAGCATTTCACTCACCAGAGTAACTTTGTTTCCAATCTTTTTATGTTCTTCGGATAGACTACCCAAATATCTTCCTTTTGAGCTTCTTAGCTAAGTACAATATTCTAATTAACATGTGTATGCTCCACTCCCAGGATTCAAAGAGCCCTCTGAGGAAATAGAGTCCAATTATCCATCCCATTAGATATCCAGTTGACCAGTAGTTCATCTTTAGGAAAAGGGAGTAAAGAGAAACAATTGCAACAAGATAGGCTACTATGTACCCCATTTGTGAGGTTATTCCAAGCAATGGTGGGATAACTCTTGTTAATTAGGTAATATCCAACTGTTCCTGTACCTGCCACTGCTGCGGCTCTCCTAAAGCCATGTTTTATTCCACCCGCCATGCAACCACCATTATCAAGACTTTATTATTGTTTCAAGCTCTCTTAGCTTTCTCTCAAAGAGCTTTTCCTCAAAGACTCTAAAGCCAACGTAGTCAGCCAGCATTACCCTAATGTCCTCTTTGTACTGACTTTCCTTTAGAACTTCATAAATTGAAGTTGGCTTGTAACTCTTAGCCTTGTAGAGCTCTCTTAGAATGTCCTTCCTGAGATAAAAGTCTTTTTCACGCCACGCATTTCTTTTCTTGTAAAAGCCCATTACGAGAGAGTAAACGTCAATTATGTCCTTCCAGTGCTTGTCCCTCTTATCATCTGGATAATCTCCAAGGTTAGTGTAAATATCGAACTTTAAAGCCAAGACTGCCTCAGGAAAAGCCACATCAATTTCTCCTCCAGCAATTAAATTTTTGTTAAAGTCTCGAACTTCAAAGTTAACCCTCGAATAATACCGGTTTCTGAAAATTGATGAAGCAAATGGAGTGTCAAAGCTCAATTGTGAGGGCTTTTCGTCAAAAAGAAAGTCAACCTTCACCTCCTCCCTGACGATTAATCTTTTGAGAGGTTTCGCAAATCTGAAGCCAGCACTTTGAAAGCCAAGGTTCTTCATAACCTCCCTTATCTCCTCAAAACTTTCAGCCTTTGCGAGGAAGTCAATATCAATTGAAGGGACGCCGTTGTAATCCAAAACGTTATCCACCCAGTAATACACACTCCAGCCGCCAACAAGGACAACCTTTCCCCTCAACTCATCGGCAATCTTAAACATTGCACTTATTGACTCTCTAATAGCATCATTGTTGTAGCTCCTCAAATCATAAACCTCAAGGAATATGTCATCAGAAAGCTCAAGCCTTTTCATTCTTCTCACCTTCAATTATTGAAACAACTGTCTCAAAAACATCATCAAAGAGCCTCGTGTACATTCCCTGAACGAGCATATCAGCCAGAATCATTCCCCAGCTTGGAATGTAATAACCGTTGAGTTCCTTCCTAATCTTGAAGTAAAACTCATCGTAAATGTAGACCTTGAAGGGATAGCCTTCGGGATCTTTAAACTTCATGAGATCTTTGAAAGTTTTTTCACTTGCGTAGAGGATTCCGCCTGCAGGGCTGATTATCTTGCCAAGCAGCCAGAGAGCGGAATTCCCAGAAAATAGGACCAAATTCCTCATGTCATAATCTGGAACGAGCTTGATAGTTATTGGACTTAGAGAGTTCAGTATTACCTCCTTATCCCTAGCCCACTTGAATATTAGCCCTTTTCTGTCTAAAATTATTATTCTTCCATCTGATGCTGTTGTGAGGTAGCCTTCTCTTTTTAGGGCTCTTATTGTTTGGTAAGTGTAAATGTAGTTCAGCTCAGCTAATCTCGCAACTTCTGGAATCCGAATTCCTGTGTAGTCAAATACCACGCTGTAAATTTTCTCCCTTGATACCGGTGGTTTCATGATGCATCACATTAGTAATATTAGCAAATCCTTTTTAAACATTTACTAATATTACTAATGCAGTAGTTTTGGTAAGACTTGAATAAGAAGACTGCCAAGCGAAATTCCTACTGCAATCTTTGAGTATCTCAGGGCTTTTTTATTAATGAAATCCTGGTAATAGAAGTTTAATCCCTTTTCTGTGATCCTAATCTCATAATCCATACTGGGATTCTTTAGCTCGTCTCTGGAAGTTCGTCCTATTCCAACAATAAGTGGGTAGTCAGTTGCAAGTAGTTCATTATTGAGCATCTCTTCTAATAATTGGACATCAATCTCGGATCCAAACCTTTTGTGAAACTCAGATATCTTCTTTGGATACTCAATAAAAAATTCTAAAATTTCTAATCTGCGTTTAATTGGATCATTTTCCAGTACCATTTTGATCCCCAGACAAATTTTAAGGTAATGGAAAATTCAAATAAAACGAAAAAATCAGCTCCCAATAATCTCCATCAATGTCTTCTGAGGCTTCTTTATGAGTTCGAGCTTCTCTGCAATGTTCTCAGCAAGCTTGAACTCCACATCGTCCCATCTTAGGTTCTTTGCCATGCTTGTGAATATCAAAGCCAAGTTTGTAGCTTCTTCAACAAGGCTTTGGTACTTCTGCTTGAGTTCGTCGTATCTTCTCCTGAACTCGCTCTTTGGATGCCTCTTTGCATAATACTCGAGGAGATGCAAAGCATCAATGGCGTTCTTTGGCTTTGGATTTGCAATGTCAATACCCCTGCTCTTTAAGAAAGCCTCAAGCTTAGTTAGGTTGTCGCTCTGCGGTGAGTTGAGCTGGTAATACTTTGAGCTTCCCTCTTTCTTCTCCAAGAGTATCTTGCTGCTGATCAGCTCCCTTGAGTTTGTTTCTGTTGCTATCGAGAGCAGGACAACATCATTTGATGAAACCTTTGCCTTTCCAAAGAGAAGCTTGGCTAAGAGGTAGAAGAGAGCCTCCTTTGATGAGACTCTGCCGTGAACTTCCTGAGCCAAGGCTTTTGCAATGGCTTGGGCTGATGCTGGATAAACGTATTTTTCAAGAATTTCAAGCACGGGGAGTTTGGTTCCATACCTCTGGACTTCCTCATACTCGGTGATCACGCTCAAGGCTGAGGCTATTACTCCATAAAGCAGATCCAGACCAGTGTAGCCATGGGCTAAAAGCTGTCTGGCTTTTTCTTCAGCAACAAGCTGTATCTTTTCCGTGAAGCGGACTTTTTTGACTTCGCCTGTGTATGGATCTTTGTATTCAACAAAATCTCTGACATCAACGACTTTTTTGCCATCTCTCTTGACCTTACGCCAGACTGCTATGATTGAAGTATCAAGGGAAAGCTTTCCTCTCGACATTATGCTCGTTGCCGATTCTGTGCTCAGTGGAATTGCGGTGGTGATTTGTAACTTTGCACCTTGCCAGCCTGCTTCAATTAGAGTAGCCCAAGCATCAAGGGATGTGTGGGCATAGTAGGTTGCCAGGATTCCGTCATCTTTAAGGTTGGTCTTCATTGCTATGAACGCCTGAGTGAAGAGATTTTTGAAATGTTCCTTGGCGAGCTTTTCTTTTTCTCTCTCAGTAAAGAATCTTGCAGAGAACTCTGAGACCTCTTTGCTCGCAAACTCCTTCCACTGGACTTCCCTCTCCCTGTACTTCTTTCCGATCTTCTTGAAGAAAGCTTCGCTGTGAAATCTGGGGACAAGCTTGTTTCCTTCAACGTCACTCAAGGCCCTCTTGAGCCAAACATAGTAGAAGTCGCTAAGCTCCGCATAGGGGACGTCAATTGAGTAAGGCGGGTCGGTCACGATGACGTCGAACTTTTCAGGCAAGTTCAAAGAGGTCGCGTCGCCCTGGATTACCTTGACGGTGTTTGAGGAAAGCCCGGTGAGGGTCCTCTGGCCGGAGGAGAGGGCGGAGGTAAGATACCCTATGGCATTCTTTAAGTTAGGGAGGTTTCCAGAATATGTAAGAGGTAAATCTTTTACTGCGGGAATTTCACACCAGTTCCATTGCATTGCAATGCCCCTTGAGCTTAATGTGTGAGCAACTTTATTATCACTCCAAGAGCCAGCATTCCATAGTGTGTTTATTGAATTGTAATCTGCATATCTTCCTAAAGCAATTGCCAAATACGTCGCCACAGCCTCCGCATATTCAAAGGCCTTCTCTTCCCCCCAGCCCTCCTTGAGCTTCTCCTCCTCGACTTTCCTGCCAACCTCGCGGATTAGTCTTAGGATCTTAATCAGCGTGAGGAGCTGGCGGGGGTTGAACAGCTTGTACCACTGGTCAAAGCCCCACCCAATTATCTGCAACGCACCGAAGAGTAAGCTACCATAGGGCGGAACGGGTTCCCTTGGAATATCCGGGTTTCCCTTCTCCAACAGCTCTTTAACTTTCTCCTTAGCTTTCTCCAACTTTGCGTTGTCTTCTTTGGTTGCTGGTTCAAAGACCAAGTCTTTGTCTTCAATCTTTACTTTAACAAGCAACCTCTGCCTTGCATAGCTTTCGTCACCCTGATGATACTTTTTGAGGGCAAACTTGATGTAAAATTCTCCTTCTCCCTTCTTTCCAGTGTAGTGGTTGCCACTCTCATCAACGAATCTCATGACGTTCCCACAGTTTAAGCAGAACGCCTGCTGTCTCCTTGACTCAATGTTGCTCTTTGGAACATCAAAAACAACGATCTCTTTTCCATCAATCTTTCTAATCTTTGCGTCAACTTCCCCTTTCTCGATCTTAGGCTTAAGCTCCTTGACTATTTCCTCATCTTCAAAGACTATCTCTCCTTTTCTCGTATCAACTCTGGCGTTTGAAACATCACCCACTATTCGGTTTAAATCAACGACTTCAATCTCAATGCCATTCTTGGCTCTCTTGGGCTTCATGTAAGCTAAACGCTGATACTTGCCTTTGCTGTCCTTAACCCTTGCAAGCCACCAATTGCCCACTATCGGCGTCCACTTTCCACAGTGGGGGCATTTAACTTCCCACGTGCCAATGTAAACGGCGACATCATCGTCATAAAGCTCTCTGAGCTCTGGGTCGTTTTTGAGCTGCCCAGTAATCCAGTTGCCCCATTTTGCAACATCATAAACCAAAGCGGGAACTTCAACATTTGCAACTATCTTTTTCTTTGCCTCTCGTGCGTAGCTGTTTAACCCTAAAGCTTCAAGCTCTTTAACTGGAACTTTCACCTTCAGCCTTCCAAACTTCTTTGGGTATTCAAGAACAGCCTTGAGGAAGACGTAAGCGGTTGGTAATAGCTCAACAGCGGTAACATCCAAACCCAAGCGGAGTCCTTCAAGCGGAATGCTTCCAAAACCCGCGAAGGGATCAAGAAGCTTTTTTCCTTCAAAATATTGCTTGTATTTATCTGGGATTTGAGGATTAAAGCGATGAGGACTTGTCTTCTCATTGAGCCTTATTATTTTCTTAAACTCATTGGTATCGAAGTCCTTTGGAAGCAATGCTCCTGCTATTACAGCTCTTGCTCCAATTAACGGCT
This genomic window contains:
- a CDS encoding DUF1156 domain-containing protein produces the protein MERTFLESPNFPIREINEKSAKEKGPARPPYWEMVFWWTRKPLIGARAVIAGALLPKDFDTNEFKKIIRLNEKTSPHRFNPQIPDKYKQYFEGKKLLDPFAGFGSIPLEGLRLGLDVTAVELLPTAYVFLKAVLEYPKKFGRLKVKVPVKELEALGLNSYAREAKKKIVANVEVPALVYDVAKWGNWITGQLKNDPELRELYDDDVAVYIGTWEVKCPHCGKWTPIVGNWWLARVKDSKGKYQRLAYMKPKRAKNGIEIEVVDLNRIVGDVSNARVDTRKGEIVFEDEEIVKELKPKIEKGEVDAKIRKIDGKEIVVFDVPKSNIESRRQQAFCLNCGNVMRFVDESGNHYTGKKGEGEFYIKFALKKYHQGDESYARQRLLVKVKIEDKDLVFEPATKEDNAKLEKAKEKVKELLEKGNPDIPREPVPPYGSLLFGALQIIGWGFDQWYKLFNPRQLLTLIKILRLIREVGRKVEEEKLKEGWGEEKAFEYAEAVATYLAIALGRYADYNSINTLWNAGSWSDNKVAHTLSSRGIAMQWNWCEIPAVKDLPLTYSGNLPNLKNAIGYLTSALSSGQRTLTGLSSNTVKVIQGDATSLNLPEKFDVIVTDPPYSIDVPYAELSDFYYVWLKRALSDVEGNKLVPRFHSEAFFKKIGKKYREREVQWKEFASKEVSEFSARFFTEREKEKLAKEHFKNLFTQAFIAMKTNLKDDGILATYYAHTSLDAWATLIEAGWQGAKLQITTAIPLSTESATSIMSRGKLSLDTSIIAVWRKVKRDGKKVVDVRDFVEYKDPYTGEVKKVRFTEKIQLVAEEKARQLLAHGYTGLDLLYGVIASALSVITEYEEVQRYGTKLPVLEILEKYVYPASAQAIAKALAQEVHGRVSSKEALFYLLAKLLFGKAKVSSNDVVLLSIATETNSRELISSKILLEKKEGSSKYYQLNSPQSDNLTKLEAFLKSRGIDIANPKPKNAIDALHLLEYYAKRHPKSEFRRRYDELKQKYQSLVEEATNLALIFTSMAKNLRWDDVEFKLAENIAEKLELIKKPQKTLMEIIGS